The window aattatgacaagtaaggcttatgctcactacccacacaaataattgataaactataataggtatagtttagggttattcacataacaaacacattattaaaggttttacacatacaagagagttattaccactatggataattacgataaactataataagtatagttaagccattatacccccacaaacaaACACGCTAGTTATattcggtatagttatggcatatatatattacaaacaaagtgataaactataatatgtatagtttatgtttcatctacactatgaacttaattacaagaaaggaattcaccatcaccaccacttttgataagctataatatgcatagttcatgttcactaatcactattactatccgatgaactatgatatgtataggttatattcaccatcaccaccacttttgataagctataatatgcatagttcatgttcactaatcactattactatccgatgaactatgatatgtataggttatattcaccatcaccaccacttttgataagctataatatgcatagttcatgttcactaatcactattactatccgatgaactatgatatgtataggttatattcaccatcaccaccacttttgataagctataatatgcatagttcatgttcactaatcactattactatccgatgaactatgatatgtataggttatattcaccatcaccaccacttttggtaatcTATAGTAtgcatagtttatgttcacagtcactattactattcCGTGCACTACACCAGGATTGGTTACGGTTATTGGGTTTAAGTCCACATTCACTTTCGcattgttagttttcagctataatttctaagtgtatatgatagagttatatagaatctagtcgtgattggcttagaattggtgggcccgcctcatctcctgttccttttttggttgtggacctagggcagacccattatattcaacgttttatataacctaaatcttatataacttatatacgctggacgattataggggaaatctacgggtcaatctagggttcattaatgcatcatataggaatattctgtttacacttagctaagaaaatattggattttctggaaatcaactctatcgattttataaggaaaacggtttctactccaaacaaaactcttatgaactcaccaacttaattgttgacactctttcaaaactacttgtattctcaggaaatcagtgaaacaggaaaattTCAGCGCTTTGaagatgggacgttaaaccgtcagcaatttatttttttcatcataatgtaattgattttgaaacatgtaaacatatacttggtgtaactttttcaattatatttatgatggttgtatttactttgagcactattatacacgttgttgtgatactgtacatgaagtcctccacccctagacgtttccgccatccttggtttgggggtgtgacagacctctagcattctaacattcctcgggcctcgcccaacatCAGGTCGTAACCTGGAACATATACAATAAATGCCTAGGGTTAACCCACAGGTCTTCCTACGATACATAAACATAACGggtcagcattgtggccgtagacccatgcacacagtgaggagactcacctcgtactaCTGAAGACTAACTGAACACCTCTGACTGCTGACCGGTAACTCCTGAACTGTTGATCCTTCGGCTCCTggaactatcaatacccaaaataGCACTTAGAATACAATACCCTGAAAATCCAAACCAGGTCAAACTTGATCAAGGTCAACGGTCAGAGTCAATGCTCCGAGtggactcaactcgccgagttgacccaccAACTGATTGAGTCCCACAATCCACATGTAACTCTGGACTTCAATCCTACTCGTCGAATCttccttgaacttgtcgagttcatattTAAACAGGCCGGGAGCCTTctacaactgactcgccgagttcacctttgaactcgtcgagtccatcttcataagttagggatattgccttggactcgccgagttcatccttgaactcgtcgagtacaatgatcttcaagtccataatgaACCCAACTGGCTGATTCCTTTACCAACTCAACACACGCCCGCTATCAGAATGGTTTTGGGAAAGAAAacgacctgactcgccaagtcctcagagcaactcgtcgagtcctcctaagTCCAATTCTATTTAGACGATTTCAGTCGGGCACAAAGCATCCAAGACCCAGAtctaattgtaacaccccgaatttAGAAGACCTAGAAAGGTCAGAAAAACCTCAAAAATCAggaggcgactcgtcgagttgatgggaagactcgacgagtaggagcgcgtTGTGGGccgcgggttaagtgacctactcgacgagacGGGGGACCGACTAGGCGAGTTGGTgtaggtttggaaaaccctaaattcaggcCTTGTACCCTATTCAAAGAACATTATAACATTCCCTCATCCTTTTTAATGCTCTTTCAAGTCCATAGCGAAACCCTAGTGCCTTCCATGAGCTTGTGAGCATCATTGAGTGTTttggagcttgaagaagaaggtgaaGCCTTTGGGATACAAGAAGAGACTAGTAGATCTAGAAACCTCATGCATCCTTCTCCATTTTCTGGTAAGAAAGTTTCAATCTTGACCATTATGCACATAGATCTCTCCTTTGTCCCTTTTGGGGGTTTTGGGTCCAAGAACCCTAGCATGAGAGGAATGGACGTCCCAAGGGCTTATGTTTTCATATCTAGCACCATTAAGGGCTATTATGGCataaggtgcaagctttatgccatAGGAATCCCCATGCAAACATAAGAAGTGTTCTTTTGGACTTTTTAGATCAAAAGGCCACGAGTGCAGGAAAAAGGTCGGAGCATTGCATGGTTATGAAGTGGTTGggtctagatctatgttttggatgcttTATGCTCGACTAAAATCGTATAAATAGGATTAGActtaggaggactcgacgagttactcttaggactcgacgagtcaggctgtTTTCTTGCCCAAAACCCTTCTGTTAGCGAGTTAGGTTctttatggacttgaagatcatcgTACTTGACGATTTCAaggaatgaactcggcgagtctaaggcaatatCCCTAACTTATGAAGATGGAATCAACGAGTTCaaaggtgaactcggcgagtcggttgtaAATGGATCCTGACATTTTAAGGTGAACTCAACGAGCTCAAGgaagactcaacgagtaggatcgAAGTCCAGAGTTACATGTGGATTGTGGGACTCGAAGAGTTGgtgagtcaactcggagcgttgactttgaccgttaactttaaccaagtttgacatgggttgacttttgagggtattgtggtctaagtgttattttgggtattgatagttcggggagcCGAAGGATTAACAATTCAGGAGTTGCCGGTTAGCAGTCATAAGTGTTCAGCTAATCTttagtagtgtgaggtgagtctcctcattgtgtgcatgggtctacggcTATAATTCTGAcccattatgtttatgtattgtaggaagacccgggggttagccctaggcacttattATATAAGTTCCGGGTTACGATCCGATGTCAGGcaaggcccgaggaatgttagtatgctagaAGTCTTTGTGATTCTTCCATGTGTCAGTACGATTGGTTCTggaccaaggtccgatgccggggtAAGCCCGAAGTACATTTATATGGTAGTATGTTCCGGATTAGGTTCCGATGTTGGGGTAAGCCCGAGGAAGATTTATaagtgcatgttagattatacttgttgtctttgtgatacttgtatgtgcctggtagtaGGGGTGTTGATCGGGTAAAATTTATgggtttcgggtaattcgggtttttcatataaaaaaatttacCTATTACCCTACCCAAATtaaattcgggtaattcgggtaatGGGTCGGGTaagggtaattcgggtattacccgattttaattttttttttattttttaatggcACCTAAAAATAAATGTAATGAAATAAGTATGCCGTGCTAaactttgaacattgagattttttaCTCAATAATATTTGAGATATCAAGTATTCTTTCCGAACTTTCGATCTTGGgttgaattctttattttttttctatttttcttgtgGAACTTGATCATTGGTTGGGTTGTCAACTTCAATCGTCTCATCTTCTACTTCAATATAGTCGTTCATTGGTGACGAATACCAACGAAGAGCGGACGAGGTACGAGGGTTTTTTGACGTGGGGAAAATAGAACGAGCCTCAACAAGGGAAAATAGGATTTGGGAATTGGGAGGGTTAGATAAACTCATAAAGGGACAttatttcttatatatatttCAGGtaatcgggtatacccgaaacccaaacAACTTACCCTTTACCCGACCCGAAAAAAATTCGGGTTACCCACTTACCCAAAAAAATTAACCCGATACCCGATTTACCCGTTACCCGAAAAAATCGGGTGGGTAATTCGGGGAACGAGTATTTTTGACAGGGCTACCTGGtatggaggtgagtgtgggcgaggtctcgaatggggttccatatctcaatatTAGCAGAGTAAGGGTGAGAACTGTGATAGGAGAGGAGAGAGTGTGGGTGGGGGCTCGTATCTCACTAACAAcatgagtgtggacggggttctaCAACTCATCAGTAGCAGACCAGGGGCGGGGTCCAAGATAGGAGAGGCCTAATACAGGAGTACAGTAGAGTATGTTTTCTTTATGCGCTAGTATGCTATTTGATTGTTTGTATGTGTACAGTGGGTGAGGCCCatagacaggcggggcctaagagggacagatctgtataccgagcgaggctcgatgccaggcgaggcctgatgtcgggtggggcccgatgccgggCACGACCCGATGCAGCaggcgggggcccagtatgtggttatgtgtatGTAGTTATgcatatgtggtatgtggtaggttggggagctcactaagcttcgtgcttacagttttcagttttggtttcaggtagttcTGGTAGCGGaaggaagagctcaggatgatcgcatggcacacaccaagaagttttagcctgagatgttttactctgatttgatatatAAACCTTTGTTTGTGGATGCAATGAATTGttacttatgattttattaatgtgTTAAAAAGAAAGCCTCTGTCTTTACGTCTATGCatggccctttttgctcaaaaggccataaCAACCTCTTTAACCTTGCATGGGGAGTtctaatggcataaagcttgcacATTTATGCCTTAACCACCCTATATACTTCCAGATCTGAAAGGATCTTGCTTGGGGACGTCCAAATCTCAAAAGCAACCATTCTTGGACCAAAATCTTCATATAAAGGGGAAAAGAatagatctaatgaactaatgatcttgttagagacttgattaccagaaaatgatgagatTGAGAAGCTACTTCTGGATCCACAAGCCTTTCCTTGAGCCTTcaagtttcctcttcttcttcttgacttcaagaacacaaaatactctcaaaaatggctcacaagcatTAAGGTTTCGAGATCTATGGGTTCTGGTCTTGGGGGCTGGAGATGAGACCAAGAAAAGGGGAATAAgatccttaaatagggtaccaagtcccgaatttagggttttcccaacccagaccaacCCGCCGAGTCggtcccccgactcgtcgagtaggtcacttaacccgcgacccaaATCgtgctcctactcgtcaagtcatcccacctactcgacgagtcgcttccTGATTTtgaggttttcctttcctttcttggtcttctggattcggggtgttacaaaagtgggtctagaaccagaaaacccggaaacatcaaagtgggtaggttgaaACCGGATAAAGTgagtttagaaccggaaaacccggaaaaacTAGAATTTTTTGGTACTTACTACTTAGtaggttgaactttgaaaattttatattGATATCCCGAATTTAGGGGACTGTAACTCactgaatatgaaaccaaaagtaacaaaattatagtctaaaatcatgtacaaactctaaactatatgTTGgaaaaaaaaccacatgtcaatcagagttgaaacgaatgagatatacatCTTTTAAATGTTTCACAAAAACTGGTTCttgccctaaaagtggttccgatTCCAAACACCGGTTCCAGTTTTTAGACCTGATTTACCCAGACCTGATGGACCCAAACCCAGATgtagccaatttttaaacccgaacccggaaccggttgtatatattccggttctaacggttccgaTTCCGGTTCTGGTCcgattttccggttctaaatctcatcgtTGGTGAGATATATCACTCCCTTCTTCATCAAACAACACCTGATTTTCAGTTCCTACAACCAATTGAGAAACACTAATGAGATTGTGTTTTAATCCTTCGACATAGGAACTCAATTAATTGTTAAGTTCTCATTTGTAATTTTCTCATATCCTTTGATTGTATACTTATTATTATTTCCAAACTTCACGACACCAAACATTTGTAAGTTTACTAAAATCTCTTAAACACTCGTTCCTTccggtcatgtgacgtgagcaaccactatcaatgtaccaattttcatcatattgtTCGTCACATAGCACCTGCAATGAGTTAGAGagatttaggtacccaaggctttttgggtccaTAAAAATTAGTATAGAATGTAGTGTGAAATGTAAAATTACAAATCCAGTTACGAACTTTAAACTTTCGATCAATCAAATCATCTCCATTACTTTGAGGTGAAGAAATATATTCTTTCGACATCGATACATTAATATTGAATTTCTTATCCTTAACTTTGCACTTTGAAAACACATACGGTAATTTTGGTTTTTCTTGACTCCATGTTGGTGGCTTCAAGAATGTTTCTTATGAGAAGTACTTTCATTTGTCAATTCACACAAATAGTTTTCATTAGTATCCTTTATTTGTTCTTATGAATGGCATTGACTGAGATATTTTTCCTATGTTTTCCAACCAATAATTGAAATTATCGATATCATTTCTACAAAAACTTTTGACTTTTTTCTTTGAATTTGGATTTAGAAAGTTAAGATTCTTTGGAGTAAAATTTACatataaaaatatctaaatttgtgttttttttttgaactttttgattttaaattttggtTTTGTTGATTGTCGGCTTGTTGcttacaaagtactttcttttcttcctttcaTTAATACGGTATCCTTTTTAATTAATAGCATTGATTCCTTTTTACCAAAAAATAAATTATTGGCCAAGGGTCGCATTTTTCCATTTGGTACCGGGTCTGAAATCTGCTTGGCCCGCTGGCTCCGTGGTTATTGCCATAAAAGCAACAAACGAAAACATGTGATGCTATAGtaaatataaaacaaataaaaatattttgctatttattttttcattttaacccattatattataattataataaaataataaccaCTACAATATTACACAACCTTCAATACTCCACCCTTATTCAACCCCCATAATCCAATTAATTCTCTCCAACCACCTTTCCCAACAACCACCACCAGACGTATATATTTCGAATGGTTTATGCTTAATCAGTACCTGTAAGTAACAGGCTTGTAGGGACCTTCAACCGGCACATTAATATAATCAGCCTGATCTTTACTAAGCTTCGTTAGCTTCGCTCCAAGCTTACCAAGATGAAGAGCAGCCACCTTCTCATCAAGATGCTTAGGTAACACATACACTTCCTTCTTATACTTCCCACTTCCCTTTTCCTTCCACAATTCAAGCTGTGCAATCACCTGGTTTGTAAACGAACACGACATCACAAAACTTGGATGCCCTGTAGCACAACCCAAGTTCATCAACCTCCCTTCTGCCAATATAATCACTCCAGTTTTTGTATCAGGGAACACCCATCGATCGGTTTGGGGTTTAATCGTGACTCTTTTCACACCTGGGTATGTTTCTAGCCCAAGCATGTCGATTTCGTTGTCGAAATGGCCTATGTTGCAGACGATGGCGTTGTTCTTCATTTTTTTCATGTGGTCCACCATGATGATGTCTTTGTTGCCGGTGGTGGTGACGATTATGTCGGCTTCTGAGAGGACGTCTTCTAGGGTTAGGACTTGGAGACCTTCCATTAGAGCTTGAAGGGCACAGATTGGGTCGATTTCTGTCACTATCACACGAGCTCCGGCTTGTTTCATTGCGGCGGCGCAACCCTTTCCGACGTCTCCGTAACCACAGACTACTGCGACCTTTCCGGCGATCATTACGTCGGTGGCTCTCATTAATCCGTCGGGGAGTGAGTGGCGGCATCCGTACAAGTTGTCAAACTGTGATAAGAGATAATTGAGAACATTCGATTATTAAATTTACAAGTATATCAGTTAATTAATCGGATCCACTCAAAATTGATTGTGATTCCAATGCACTATACCTTGCTCTTGGTAACGGAATCATTGACATTGATGGCAGGGAAAAGCAAGGTACCATTGGCTTGCATCTGATATAGCCTCTTAACT of the Lactuca sativa cultivar Salinas chromosome 6, Lsat_Salinas_v11, whole genome shotgun sequence genome contains:
- the LOC111912064 gene encoding adenosylhomocysteinase 1, whose product is MALTVEKTSTGREYKVKDMSLADFGRLELELAEVEMPGLMSCRTEFGPSQPFKGARITGSLHMTIQTGVLIETLTALGAEVRWCSCNIFSTQDHAASAIARDSAAVFAWKGETLQEYWWCTERALDWGPGGGPDLIVDDGGDATLLIHEGVKAEEEFAKTGKLPDPTSTDNAEFQIVLSIIKEGLQSDPKKYHKMKDRLVGVSEETTTGVKRLYQMQANGTLLFPAINVNDSVTKSKFDNLYGCRHSLPDGLMRATDVMIAGKVAVVCGYGDVGKGCAAAMKQAGARVIVTEIDPICALQALMEGLQVLTLEDVLSEADIIVTTTGNKDIIMVDHMKKMKNNAIVCNIGHFDNEIDMLGLETYPGVKRVTIKPQTDRWVFPDTKTGVIILAEGRLMNLGCATGHPSFVMSCSFTNQVIAQLELWKEKGSGKYKKEVYVLPKHLDEKVAALHLGKLGAKLTKLSKDQADYINVPVEGPYKPVTYRY